DNA sequence from the Armigeres subalbatus isolate Guangzhou_Male chromosome 1, GZ_Asu_2, whole genome shotgun sequence genome:
caaatcaaatccaaatccaatccaaatccaacccaaatccaatccaaatctaatccaaatccaatccaaatccaatccaaatccaatccaaatccaaatccaactccaatccaaatccaatccaaatccaatccaaatccaatccaaatccaatccaaatccaatccaaatccaatccaaatccaatccaaatccaatccaaatccaatccaaatccaatccaaatccaatccaaatccaatccaaatccaatccaaacaaatccaaaccaatccaaaccaatccaaaccaatcaaatcaatcaaaccaatccaaaccaatccaaaccaatccaaaccaatcaaatcaatccaaatccaatccaaaccaatccaaaccaatccaaaccaatccaaaccaatccaaatcaatccaaaccaatccaaaccaatccaaaccaatccaaaccaatccaaaccaatccaaaccaatccaaaccaatccaaaccaatccaaaccaatccaaatccaatccaaaccaatccaaaccaatccaaaccaatccaaaccaatccaaaccaatccaaaccaatctaaaccaatccagatcgaatccaaatccaatccaaatcaatccaaaccaatccaaaccaacccaaatccaatccaaatctaatccaaaccaatccaaatccaatccaaaccaaccaaatccaaatccaacccaatccaaaccaatccaaatccaatccaaaccaatccaaaccaatccaaaccaatccaaaccaatccaaaccaatccaaaccaatccaaaccaatccaaaccaatccaaaccaatccaaaccaatccaaaccaatccaaaccaaccaaaccaaccaaaccaaccaaaccaatccaaaccaatccaaaccaatccaaaccaatccaaaccaatccaaaccaatccaaccaatccaaaccaatccaaaccaaccaaaccaatccaaaccaaccaaaccaatccaaatccaatccaaaccaatccaaccaaatccaatccaaaccaatccaaaccaaccaaaccaatccaaaccaatccaaatccaatccaaaccaaaccaatccaaaccaatccaaatccaatccaaaccaatccaacccaatccaacccaatccaactcaatccaaatctaatccaaaccaatccaaaccaatccaaaccaatccaaaccaatccaaaccaatccaaaccaatccaaaccaatccaaatctaatccaaaccaatccaaaccaatccaatccaaaccaacccaaaccaatccaaaccaatccaaccaatccaaaccaatccaatccaaatccaatccaatccaaatcaatccaaaccaatccaaatcaatccaaccaatccaaaccaatccaaaccaatccaaaaccaatccaaatccaatccaaaccaatccaaatcaatccaaatccaatccaaatccaatccaaatccaatccaaatccaaatcaatccaaatccaatccaaatccaattcaaatccaatccaaatccaatccaaatccaatccaaatccaatccaaatccaatccaaatccaatccaaatccaatccaaatccaatccaaatccaatccaaatccttaccaacgaaaacaagcgcggaacaccgaaggataattcgcatgttcacgcctcaaaaacagaacactgaatgatcgtttattttcaccgttcctGTCAGcctatttagattgaattttaaaattcttttcattagcttcttagtatgctggcatttcaaatgccaactacgattgaatttcaaattcgttatcattttttctattattgtcatttttaaatatttttgtttatttcattatttttatcatgaaataagaaatacgttccactttatccatcaatgtaattaacaaatgcaaatgcatttttcagactcgctttattccccacagtaatttgaacaaaatatgcTGTTCAAGAGAGTATTCATTACCCGTTTAAAATTTCAGGGTCAGATACAGTTACACTTTGAGAAGAGTTCTTGAACTTGGTTTCTGCTGCATTATAGATGGTGAATACAAACAGTGGAGAATGAAAACAATACTGGGTCTGTACACACCGACGGTATTTCTATTTATCGCCGGACTATCTGTATAAAAGTTTGATGGAAACTGGCTAgccttaaaattcaaaaagttttcATTTAGAATAAAAAGTAATTCAAAAATCTAGGACATCTCCAAGCTCCAAGAGTCATCAAAGTCGTTCTTATTTATTAAATATACTGCGTTTGGAGCTTTTACCGAACTTTAAACTGCTGACTGATTTAGCTGGGCCTTGAAAGTTCATCCTAGttctatttttataaaaaatatgtacagTGCGCGTCCACGTTTCCTTtagcacgcagaacgatcgcgtgaacattgaaatatttcattctgCGTTTCCAATCactcaaataataaaaaaaaaatgcgttgcGTAGGTGAGTAAATGAATTAGCAAGTAGAAATTAAGTACGTGTCCGATTGTGTTTACTTTCAGGCAGAACGatccgatgatcgcgcgatgATTGCTCCGCATTTTGCGAGTTAGTTAATTAATAAGCAAATAGAAGTTCAGTGCGCGTACGATCATGTTTCCATTAGCACGCAGAACAATCGCGTAATATTTCGTTCTGTGTTTCCTACCACTCAAATAAATGACAAAACTGCGTTGCGTGGGTGATTAAATTAATTAGCAAGTAGAAATTTAGTGCGCGTCCGACTGTGTTTCTTTCCAGGCAGAACATTAGTGAAATTAATAAGGAAAtagaatgatatggaaatgctaatatcatcttccaaacttggacgtacatgttcatgatagcattagaggcgaaagtatagaattgatagttccgttaggatacggcaggcatgaagaatgtttttatagaagttgatttgaaagcgagcggagggcaatatttgtgatggcacatatcgcacgaccttccttctgccaagctcccgtatgaagggggagggaagaatatcagtgtggaagctgatatatctccactggcaaaaggaaggtggtttgacttgctcatatgccatcgcgtgcggaaggatttgctatcgacgagtactgtccccaaatttctaatatgacatcagcatttagtcgaataggatttttattgcacagttctgttttctcattgcgtccgaaGTTCCGTGCGCATCCGATCACGTTTTCTTTAACAAGCAGAACGAccgcgcgatcatcgaaatattttgtaGTGCTTTGCGCGGTTAATAAGTAAATTAATAAGTGCGAGCTCGATTATGATTTTGTTTAAAACTACACGCTACACccgcataccgtttaccaaaacgaaccctgctacactcCATTCccaatatatccaacatcccagtgatttctcgagcaagtgcagatgactcgtcggcttctatcaaagcgagtatcacgtcaaacTGTTCCTTCCCATTCCCTACTTgatctgcattcggacacggccggcgctggtattgcttagttttggatcaccagttcttacacattgaagataatgttagtcccaaacatcatctgttggttctctgtgtaattacagctgatcaTTGAGCATCGCTTCTTAAATATAAACTGAACCTTGATCTGacattttattaaattaaataaaaagatttttttccgttttttcgGTTTCGGAACGGTTGACAaataatttcccttgaaaaaggccaaatacaTTCGGCCGATACGTCGGGTGATTTCAAAATCTAGCCGTTTCAATTATCCTcggactgagaaagccacattcataaataaattacaatagaataaataaatagaaaaatattttaaaataaaatcggACAAAActccgtatcgaatgacaacagcCACCGATGCACAAAAACTGATTCTTTATTTCACTAATTTTCTGCCGCGTTCATTAGTTTTAGCTTGTTCAATTGTTTATCATTATGTCTTCAATCCAGTCTAAATAGTCGGCAACCTTTGTGTAAACCCCAGGATGGTTTTCAGTCCCGCAGTTGAGGGCTCCAAAGCTGACAACACCCACAACGTACGTGATCAGTCCACTCTCATACATCAATGGTCCTCCGGAGTCGCCCCGACACGAATCCTGACCTGCTTCTCCTCCGATGCAGAGTTGATCGTACGATAGTTCGATCATTTGTTGTCTGAACGCAATATCGCAAATGGTTCTATTTTTTCCTATTAGAGATACATGTCGTTGCTTACCAGGTGTATCTGGAATTGAAAAGtgttaaaactttaaaatactaaaaaaaatcgctttattttgtttttgagcTTTTGCCGGGAATACCTATCACATTTCTTATCAAATATGGGCGTGACAGGAATAGCggttaaaaatatataaatcatACCTTTATCGGTTTGTCCCCAACCGGTAACGATAAAGTTTTCGTTTTCTATTCGTAGCTCTTGAATACTTTCACTGAATGGCAAGCATATAGGAATAACGTAATCGTTGATCTCCACGTGTGTTCGTGTTTTGAGCAAGGCGATGTCGTGTCTCATGTTTGGATCATACATTGAGTACGAAGGATGCGAGAATTGCCCTTCTACTTCGTATATTGCTCGACAAAGTTTGACATCGTTTATTATAGTACAATTAGACTTCTTCCCAGTGTCCCATTCATTGAACCGCACACCGTGTCTGTAATTGATTGAACTATTATCAGCAGCTCATCAGCGCAAAATAAACAACACTTATACACTGTAAGTCTTCTCGGGATTCCGACAATGCAGTGAGCTGCAGTTACAACCCAACGATAATGCACTAGAGCACATCCACATGACATCTCAAATTTGCCTCTGTGCGTTCTGTATTCGATAAGTCCTGCCCATGGATAAACACCAATACCAGTCTCTTCGCCTCCATAAATGCGTTGGCCAATCCTTGAGATACCACATCCGTCCACATTCTGAATGATTGGGCAACAAACCTTGAAATCATAGTTTATTCCACAAGAGTAACGTTATTTCCATAATGTAACAAACATCTAAACATAAGTACCAATGGTCTTGGTGGCTTCCCCGGTATTTCGCCACATTTATTATGATCAATGAAACTCCAATCCTCAGAGGTGTGATCTTCCGATCtaataatattcaaaacatattgaCAATCTATCACGGGTACACAACTTCCACTCCGGTAAACTGATGTCGTACAAGTATCGTTTAGTTCGCTTTTCACGCTATTCACAACCAAAAGTACAACGaagaataaaaacattttttaactaTGCTCTTGTTGAAAGCTGACTCTCCTCAAGACATCATGTTTCCAACTGATGCAGTTATAATCTTCGTTTGAATCTGGCATCAATACCGTACAGGTCAAAACTGCGGATACTTCATGTCAATTAACTCATTTGTGATAAAAATCATAAAGTGATTCATATCATGAACaattcaaatatgaaaatattgctGACTTTTCTATATCAAATTGTGCGCTATAATTTGAGATCTGTACGGTAAACAACCTGCGAGTAGTGTTGATGTGTATGCAACAATCAATTACGTTTTTGTGATGCTCGTTCAATCAAAGGTTGTGTATTGTCCAAATCATCGACTCACTGCTACCGCACAAATAATATGTTTCATCTCGATGACTCATGAATGAAATACAATAGCTCAAATGTGAGTATTGGCAAAGCCGCGAAGCATGCGAACTAGGATTATACAAACATCCAAACATGGGTAGATGGGATGGGTGAGtcgtggaaaaaaatgttgaatggACAGTATTGCGACTTTCCGGAGCTCCACGGTAAGATGTTTGCTTTTTATATACACTTTAGCAAAGATGCATTCGAATCCCAGTTCGCAataggaaattttcaaaaaacttctcCGCATTGCGGTATTTTTGTTGCTTATATGATCTGCTATTATTCAATCTcaatcagtgttggtaaaatcattcataaatctcaatcattgacCGCTCCCGCGCGAATTAACTCGTTTGCGAGTTTGAAGGAATCCACCAAGTCTGAGTTTTTTATGCTAAAacggatcatttcactcatttcccaaaaaaaacatttcgttcgaaaaagtgtttaaaatcaatttgaGGGCAATTTACTGTTAACACACGCAAGAGTATCCATTGCTCTATGTGTTGAACGTTAATTAACTGTTAatttacgaaggagaacaaaagaaaacctacgatgattcaaatggatgattcaactcagtcATGATTTTTTAGGTGTTGGGTGTCTTTCAACTCacgattgatttgaatcgttcatgggttttgagattttgagttttcccAACACTGATCTCAATCACTAATGATTGGGTTGATGCgtaaattttatttagtttttcaaccaATTGAGGTTTCTggagttgatgatgatgatgatcccgCCACATacctcttcttctttttcatcttattggcattacatccccacactgggacagagccgcctcgcagcttagtgttcattaagcacttccacagttattaactgcgaggtttctaagtcaggttaccattttagcattggtatatcatgagactaacatgatggtacttttatgcccagggatgtcgagacaatttccaatccgaaaattgcctagaccggcaccgggaatagaacccagccaccctcagcatagtcttgctttgtagccgcgcgtcttaccggcACGATACTCATTCATATCTTGAACactttaatacagaatgttatgcagaaaaccgcgagaagattagagtttgcccggttaagttattagcatttctctaaagtggggtttgagcaaatttcgtttcttttacctttgaaaagaaataaattcacccctacaacactccagtaaaatgctaatatctttgcctaatattACTCTAATACTCTAATCTActtgcggttttcagcataacattctgtatttatttCTACAAGATCTGATGAGTATCATGATTCTTGATCGTGAATTGTGCCATCCAGCTgcaaatcactatttttttGTCCAGTcctaaattttgtccagagcatcagggcatcaaatagaaccgaataagatgacggcccatcaaaaaaattgaaaaagtgtttttagagccaccctaatgtccaTATTCCTACCACGTGGGCCGGCAAAAACGTTGCAACCAAATATTTGTAATCacttaaaggctcccccagacccaAGGGATtttatcgccgcgacggcgacaactagtcgccgcgattctatagTTCGGTCGCTGCCggaaatgttctatttacgcttccataccaacggcgacagaatctctgtcgccaagcgatagaatcgcgtcgcgactgtcgcatcgcgtgtgtttgggggaaccttaatcctgatatttgtaatttttttgacgttggacaacgtcttacccgaaggtactgggtgtcaaatccgaatctaaaattggagaccgtcacgaaatcatttaagattttgaacgatAATACAGCCTTTATCTttggatggatttttgagatttataaatcaatcgactcggaaactctccagcaatttgtcaattccaTTGAATCTTTTTATTATTCACGATAAGctattagaaatttcaattcttgtcctacccagtaaaaatatcagaatcAACCAATCCtgttcatgcattcccaacacggacatcagaatgatatAAGTCACGGACCTTTTGACCCACCGTTTCATTTTCTCTGAGTATAAATAGACCTTTGTTTCGCGCCCGCGCGTCATTTCGGTTCGAGGATCCACGGAGAGCGGACAGAACAATGGCAGTGAAGGCGGTGTTTGCTGCATCTGTAGCGGCTCAGCGGAAAACAGGCACTCCAGTGAAAATTTCTCGCATGGTTTGGGATCTGGATTTGTTGCAGTTTATtgggaaggcgcattattgtaaatcaatcggttcttttcagaacctcaattttccaaaagaaaaggTTGAGCAGAATACATTTTCATAAAGGACAAATCCAAATCATCATCGCTTGGCCACAGCGGAAATTGACTTcggcagcagaatcacaagcgcgcgtcggactgttgagtggttgctgttagtgattcggaaggcgcattatttatattattcggttcttctcaggacccaACATTCTTTAAAAGGGAAGGTTCAGGAAGAATTTGATTCaaagcgtctgttctccatgttaggggcggctgatcatcgtccgagtgccagcgagggactctaagtgaaactgtgcaccatggtccaccgggaataaggaggaatggtcctccggaaatttagggggtttggtgtcaggccctgcaagccagcctctAAAAAACATATGCAACGCACAATCAaaaagagagtacggaccggaaccatcggcgaagaccactgcaacgaaaagggactagcgattggaaactcgattCGTGAAACTTCATCGGAAGCACGCGCATACTcgtcgatgtgctcaaggaccgtgattcagcatcgtagcgctgcaagaggatcgggtggtggccgatcaatgagagaatttgcaggttgaggatcaaaggccggttcttcaacttcagcataatcaacgtccatagcccacacccCGGAAGCTctaatgatgataaggacgcattctacgtgcagctggaacgtgagtacgacagctacccaagccacgacgtcaaaatcatcataggggatttgaacgctcaggttggccaagaggaggagcttagaccgactattgggaagttcagcgctcaccggctgacgaacgaaaacgggctacgactaattgatttcgctgcctacaatgtaattgatttcgctgcctccaacaatatggccattcgcagcacctacttccaacacagtctCACGTATCAGTACACCTGGAGACcatcactgcagacagaatcaatATCggcgtcaggacatatcgtggtgctaaaatcgactctgaccactatctatCTGCTTtgaatggttaaactgcgcccaaaactatccgttatCAACAaagttcggtaccgacgaccaccgcggtacgacctagagcgactgaagcaacctgatgtcgccactgcatacgtgcAGCATTTCGCGGCAGGGTTGCCGGAAGAGGATGAGCTCGAtgagcccctcttgaggactgctggaatacagtcaaagcagccattaacgactcagcggagaacaacgtcgggtgtgtgggacgaagtcgacggaacagttggttcgacgaagagtgccgACAGATTCTGGAAGAAAAGGACGCAGTGctggcggtcgcgctgcaacaaggtacccggcagaacttGGAACGtcatagacggaagcggagacagcagacccgcctttttcaggagaagaaacgccacctggaagaagcggagtgcgaaaagatggaacagctgtgcagtTCTCAAGAATTACGCAAGTtatatcagaagctcaacagtgctgcgagccgaaatgtgcagggataaggatggaagcatcttgacggacgaacgtgtggtgatcaaaAGGTAGAAGCAGCACTACaaagaacatttaaatggcTCTAAGAGTACAGGCAgcgaaagtcaaggcagcgcaGTAGATGACAATGTTAGtttagcggacgatggaagccaaccagcccccaccttgagggaagttcaGGATGCCATCGGAGCTGAGTTCATCAAGATggacccggaaaagctagccacttgcctgcacaaactgatagtcagattctaggaaactgaacagctacc
Encoded proteins:
- the LOC134208697 gene encoding CLIP domain-containing serine protease B15-like — translated: MFLFFVVLLVVNSVKSELNDTCTTSVYRSGSCVPVIDCQYVLNIIRSEDHTSEDWSFIDHNKCGEIPGKPPRPLVCCPIIQNVDGCGISRIGQRIYGGEETGIGVYPWAGLIEYRTHRGKFEMSCGCALVHYRWVVTAAHCIVGIPRRLTVHGVRFNEWDTGKKSNCTIINDVKLCRAIYEVEGQFSHPSYSMYDPNMRHDIALLKTRTHVEINDYVIPICLPFSESIQELRIENENFIVTGWGQTDKDTPGKQRHVSLIGKNRTICDIAFRQQMIELSYDQLCIGGEAGQDSCRGDSGGPLMYESGLITYVVGVVSFGALNCGTENHPGVYTKVADYLDWIEDIMINN